A single Verrucomicrobiia bacterium DNA region contains:
- a CDS encoding MoaD/ThiS family protein gives MAKKVRIPTPLRKLTHNEELVEVNAATIGEAITELQSRYPGIAERLVDEKGEVRRFVNIYVNEEDIRFLQNSQTPLKDGDEISIIPAIAGG, from the coding sequence ATGGCAAAGAAAGTCCGCATCCCCACGCCGCTCCGCAAGTTGACCCACAACGAGGAGCTGGTCGAAGTCAACGCCGCCACCATTGGCGAGGCGATCACCGAATTGCAGTCCCGCTACCCCGGCATCGCCGAGCGGTTGGTGGACGAAAAAGGCGAAGTCCGCCGGTTCGTGAATATCTATGTGAACGAGGAAGACATCCGCTTCCTCCAGAATTCACAGACCCCGCTCAAGGACGGCGACGAAATCAGCATCATTCCGGCAATCGCCGGCGGTTAA
- the thrC gene encoding threonine synthase yields MSEKHDGYMKALKCRECGREYPLEATHVCEFDFGPLEVAYDYDRIKKSLTKAAIQSRPKAMWRYRELLPVANEPTVGTQVGFTPLVKADRLAKALGIRELWIKNDTVNYPTLSFKDRVVSVALSRSRELGFTTVACASTGNLANSVAANAASAGLKSYVFIPSDLEQGKVVNSLVYGANVIGIKGHYDEVNRLCAEIAGKFGWAFVNVNMRPYYAEGSKSQAYEIIEQLGWKIPQHTVVPMASGSLLTKVHKGYQEFVKLGLVSETKYSIHGAQATGCSPISVAQKAGLDFFKPVKPNTIAKSLAIGTPADGFYALRVMKETGGAADDVTDDEIREGIRLLAEHEGIFAETAGGVTVGVAKKLIAFGKIPANDSAVLCITGNGLKTLDAVVGHVGKTREIKPSLREFETMLASEEKVSA; encoded by the coding sequence ATGAGTGAAAAACACGATGGTTACATGAAGGCGCTCAAGTGTCGCGAGTGCGGCCGCGAATATCCGCTCGAAGCGACCCACGTTTGCGAGTTCGACTTCGGCCCGCTCGAGGTCGCCTACGACTACGACCGCATCAAGAAGTCTTTGACCAAGGCCGCCATCCAATCGCGCCCGAAGGCGATGTGGCGTTATCGCGAATTGCTGCCCGTCGCAAATGAACCCACCGTCGGCACGCAAGTCGGTTTCACGCCGCTCGTGAAGGCGGATCGCCTCGCCAAAGCGCTTGGCATTCGCGAACTCTGGATCAAGAACGACACGGTGAATTACCCCACGCTCTCGTTCAAAGACCGCGTCGTCAGCGTCGCGTTGAGCCGCTCGCGCGAACTCGGTTTCACCACCGTCGCGTGCGCGTCCACGGGCAACCTCGCCAATTCCGTCGCCGCCAATGCCGCGAGCGCGGGCCTGAAATCCTACGTCTTCATCCCGTCCGATCTGGAACAAGGCAAGGTCGTCAACTCGCTCGTTTATGGCGCGAACGTCATCGGTATCAAAGGTCATTACGACGAAGTGAACCGGCTCTGCGCCGAGATCGCGGGTAAGTTCGGTTGGGCGTTTGTAAACGTGAACATGCGCCCCTACTACGCCGAAGGCTCGAAGAGTCAGGCTTACGAAATCATCGAACAACTCGGCTGGAAAATCCCGCAACACACCGTCGTGCCGATGGCCTCCGGCTCATTGCTGACGAAGGTTCACAAAGGCTATCAGGAATTCGTGAAACTCGGCCTCGTGAGTGAAACGAAGTATTCCATTCACGGCGCGCAGGCGACCGGTTGCTCGCCGATCTCGGTCGCACAAAAGGCGGGACTGGATTTCTTCAAGCCCGTCAAACCGAACACGATTGCGAAATCGCTCGCCATCGGCACGCCGGCGGACGGCTTCTACGCATTGCGCGTGATGAAGGAAACCGGCGGCGCGGCCGACGACGTGACCGACGACGAAATCCGCGAAGGCATCCGCCTACTCGCCGAACACGAAGGCATCTTTGCGGAAACGGCGGGCGGCGTGACCGTGGGCGTGGCGAAGAAACTCATTGCGTTCGGGAAAATTCCGGCGAATGATTCCGCCGTCCTCTGCATCACCGGCAACGGCCTGAAAACACTCGACGCCGTCGTGGGCCACGTCGGCAAGACCCGCGAAATCAAGCCGAGCCTGCGGGAGTTCGAGACGATGCTGGCGAGTGAGGAGAAAGTCTCAGCGTAA
- a CDS encoding type II toxin-antitoxin system RelE/ParE family toxin, protein MAAQRYQIKYAESALDDLRSIPKREAEQILRKIQRLEQGLLGNIKRLQNADVAFRLRMGDYRILFDVVGDRILVQRIGNRKDVYE, encoded by the coding sequence GTGGCCGCTCAACGCTACCAAATCAAATACGCGGAGTCCGCGCTGGATGATTTACGTTCCATCCCGAAGCGGGAAGCGGAGCAAATTCTCCGGAAGATTCAGCGACTTGAACAAGGTTTGCTCGGCAACATCAAGCGGCTGCAAAATGCCGATGTGGCTTTTAGGTTGCGCATGGGCGACTATCGGATTCTATTTGACGTGGTTGGCGACAGGATTTTGGTTCAAAGAATCGGCAACCGGAAGGACGTTTATGAGTAA
- a CDS encoding NIL domain-containing protein: MAAKKKKSVRTTPQTPQRTRLWLMYPPRLITKPLVWQLGQKFQLVTNIRQASVTDEIGIVCLELAGERAEVKAAIKWLEKTGVSVEPVEIGVIAN, translated from the coding sequence ATGGCAGCCAAAAAGAAAAAATCAGTTCGCACCACTCCGCAAACGCCACAACGCACGCGTCTCTGGCTGATGTATCCGCCCCGGCTCATCACCAAACCGCTCGTCTGGCAGTTGGGGCAGAAATTTCAACTGGTCACCAATATCCGCCAAGCCAGCGTTACGGACGAAATTGGCATTGTGTGTTTGGAACTGGCGGGTGAACGCGCGGAAGTAAAGGCCGCCATCAAGTGGCTGGAAAAAACCGGCGTCAGCGTCGAGCCGGTCGAGATTGGCGTCATCGCCAATTAA
- a CDS encoding SMI1/KNR4 family protein, whose protein sequence is MNQSLQNLIKLAPPPVNPVAPGSSDAWQQIECEMATPLPQDFKDYIQIYGAGQWGDFFGVLNPFYKWKHPQAQESWREWMQMRFTGFSEQQRKYPKYNAPFQIHPAPDGLLAFGYDDNGGTLCWQTSGNPDSWRIVCLDGKLSEEYDVFDMTLTGFLDSLISEKISPKTFAPDFFPIRQPAFRPYTTQ, encoded by the coding sequence GTGAATCAGTCCCTTCAAAACTTGATAAAGCTGGCGCCACCGCCGGTCAATCCGGTTGCACCCGGATCATCAGATGCTTGGCAGCAAATTGAGTGCGAAATGGCCACACCGCTGCCCCAAGATTTCAAAGACTACATTCAAATCTATGGGGCTGGCCAGTGGGGTGATTTCTTCGGAGTGCTGAATCCATTTTACAAGTGGAAGCATCCGCAAGCACAAGAGAGTTGGCGCGAATGGATGCAAATGCGATTCACGGGATTCAGCGAGCAACAACGGAAGTATCCCAAGTATAACGCACCGTTCCAAATACATCCTGCTCCAGATGGTCTGCTTGCATTTGGTTATGACGATAATGGGGGCACTCTGTGTTGGCAGACTTCGGGCAATCCAGATTCATGGCGGATCGTCTGTCTCGACGGAAAACTGTCTGAAGAATATGATGTATTTGACATGACGCTGACAGGCTTTCTTGATTCCCTGATAAGTGAAAAGATTTCACCTAAAACTTTTGCCCCAGATTTTTTCCCAATCAGACAACCAGCATTTCGACCTTACACAACACAGTAA
- a CDS encoding type II toxin-antitoxin system VapC family toxin, producing the protein MRIYIESTIPSYIVARPAHDLLQAARQQLTKDWWEMKRGSHELYTSQVVLDEVAFGEPAMAQLRLKTLQSVPLLLATDEIKEVARKIQHSGLLPITADRDAVHIALASAYNLDILLSWNCRHIANAAIQTRLRRLMESAGFELPVICTPEELMDGDYESD; encoded by the coding sequence GTGCGCATCTACATCGAAAGCACCATTCCGAGCTATATTGTCGCGCGCCCGGCCCATGACCTCCTGCAAGCCGCCCGCCAACAGCTCACCAAGGATTGGTGGGAGATGAAACGCGGCAGCCATGAACTTTACACCTCGCAAGTTGTGCTGGATGAAGTCGCGTTTGGCGAGCCAGCCATGGCCCAACTTCGCCTCAAAACTCTGCAAAGTGTACCGTTACTTTTAGCGACCGATGAAATCAAGGAAGTCGCCCGCAAGATTCAACATTCAGGACTCCTGCCCATCACCGCTGACCGTGATGCCGTGCATATTGCTCTCGCCAGTGCCTATAACCTGGATATACTTTTGAGTTGGAACTGTCGGCACATCGCCAATGCAGCCATTCAGACAAGGTTGCGACGTTTGATGGAGTCGGCAGGTTTCGAGCTCCCGGTCATTTGCACGCCGGAAGAACTGATGGATGGCGATTATGAAAGCGACTGA
- a CDS encoding DUF4258 domain-containing protein, with amino-acid sequence MNFQFSKHAETELSLRQIPRATVEVVLRQPQQIVPEHPPRKAYQSKVDFGDGRTFLLRVIVDDTVEPAIVVTLYRTSKINKYWKP; translated from the coding sequence ATGAACTTTCAGTTTTCCAAGCACGCGGAAACTGAACTCAGCTTGCGGCAGATTCCGCGAGCAACGGTTGAAGTCGTTCTGCGCCAGCCGCAGCAAATCGTGCCGGAACATCCGCCGCGAAAGGCCTATCAATCCAAAGTGGATTTCGGCGATGGCCGGACGTTTCTGCTGCGAGTGATTGTGGACGACACCGTGGAACCTGCTATCGTAGTGACGTTGTACCGGACGAGCAAAATCAACAAATACTGGAAGCCATGA
- a CDS encoding cytochrome c family protein translates to MSAIFPKWTNKLPLMIIIGGTLTAGAVTAGVWYYFTPKYFRVGYQPIQPVAFSHATHAGQLGIDCRYCHSAVEKSWFSNIPSSSTCMNCHNQVLKDDPRLALVRESAATGKPIPWVQIHRVPDFVYFNHAVHVNRGISCVECHGRVDQMEEVYHAKPLSMSFCLDCHNNPASKVRPADKITDLSWTPSEDPNEAAKRQEAFGKKFVHDFRVESMNNCSACHR, encoded by the coding sequence ATGTCAGCCATTTTTCCGAAGTGGACCAACAAGCTGCCGTTGATGATCATCATAGGCGGCACGTTGACAGCCGGAGCTGTCACGGCGGGCGTGTGGTATTATTTCACGCCGAAATATTTTCGAGTTGGCTATCAGCCCATCCAGCCGGTGGCCTTCTCTCATGCCACGCACGCGGGGCAATTGGGCATTGATTGCCGGTATTGCCATAGCGCGGTGGAAAAATCCTGGTTTTCCAACATCCCCTCCAGCTCGACGTGCATGAACTGCCACAACCAGGTGCTGAAGGACGATCCACGGCTGGCGCTGGTGCGCGAGAGCGCCGCCACCGGCAAGCCGATTCCGTGGGTGCAGATTCATCGCGTGCCGGATTTCGTGTATTTCAATCACGCGGTTCACGTCAACCGGGGCATCAGTTGTGTGGAATGTCATGGGCGCGTGGATCAAATGGAGGAAGTTTATCACGCCAAGCCGTTGAGCATGTCGTTCTGCCTGGATTGCCATAATAATCCCGCGTCCAAAGTGCGTCCGGCGGATAAGATTACCGATCTCAGTTGGACTCCCAGTGAAGATCCGAACGAAGCTGCCAAACGGCAGGAGGCCTTCGGCAAGAAGTTCGTCCACGATTTTCGCGTCGAGTCAATGAACAACTGTTCAGCCTGTCACCGATGA
- a CDS encoding DUF2283 domain-containing protein translates to MKVIYDSKVDVLHVLFSNAPIEESDEDKPGVILDYDKDGNVVGVEILDAQKRLGGKANVREVQLEGVALSQ, encoded by the coding sequence ATGAAAGTTATCTACGACTCCAAAGTGGACGTGCTCCACGTGCTTTTCAGCAACGCGCCTATTGAGGAGAGCGACGAGGACAAACCCGGCGTCATTCTTGATTACGACAAGGACGGCAACGTGGTGGGCGTGGAAATCCTTGACGCGCAAAAACGCCTCGGCGGCAAAGCCAATGTGCGCGAAGTACAACTGGAAGGCGTGGCCCTGAGTCAATGA
- a CDS encoding PIN domain-containing protein has protein sequence MIHLDTNYLIGLVVRGATPAAHVDQWLADGETWGASAPAWTEFLNGPVSANEIALVETVIGGNVVGFEKATAALAAQLFNQTGRRRGSRFDCLIAATAIASNAELATENEKDFAPFVPQGLKLKN, from the coding sequence ATGATCCATCTGGATACGAATTATCTGATCGGTCTCGTAGTGCGCGGCGCGACTCCGGCAGCCCATGTGGATCAATGGCTGGCCGATGGGGAAACTTGGGGGGCGAGCGCGCCAGCGTGGACGGAATTTTTGAACGGACCGGTAAGCGCGAATGAAATCGCCTTGGTGGAAACAGTTATTGGCGGGAACGTCGTGGGGTTTGAAAAAGCCACCGCAGCCCTGGCGGCACAGTTGTTCAATCAGACTGGTCGTCGCCGTGGTTCGCGATTTGATTGTTTGATCGCCGCCACAGCGATTGCATCCAACGCTGAGTTGGCCACCGAAAATGAGAAAGATTTTGCTCCGTTTGTTCCGCAAGGATTGAAGCTGAAAAATTGA
- a CDS encoding PIN domain-containing protein, giving the protein MVARGLIVALTVVFDTNILFSATGWRGKPFECVELARAGKIQAVTCAELMDEWAEKLELKFGFTAEQSAETIARYLSFVRLVKIPGRLRRCRATRMTMR; this is encoded by the coding sequence ATGGTTGCACGAGGATTGATTGTGGCGCTTACCGTCGTTTTTGACACTAACATTCTTTTTTCAGCAACCGGCTGGCGGGGCAAGCCATTTGAATGTGTGGAGCTGGCGCGAGCGGGAAAAATCCAAGCGGTCACTTGCGCCGAGTTGATGGATGAGTGGGCCGAGAAACTGGAACTCAAATTTGGTTTTACCGCCGAACAAAGCGCCGAAACAATCGCCCGCTATTTGAGCTTTGTCCGTCTCGTCAAAATCCCAGGACGCTTGAGGCGGTGCCGTGCGACCCGGATGACAATGCGGTGA
- a CDS encoding prepilin-type N-terminal cleavage/methylation domain-containing protein — protein MSSPAANAAASRKATTLAFTLIELLVVIAIIAILAALLLPALSAAKDRAARIYCLNNLRQINLAMRLYADDNADTFPIHDDWPTYGGQRGNDPKYIASSVWPTNRPLNVYAQNLQVFHCPRDKGDALNNMSDPVWVAYGNSYLVPFALDSFRMKYVTAAKSLINISPPVKSSRFTRTDNKVIVGDWPIHGNRPTSDRRTQWHTRTRKRILNLSFADGHAVYFTFPENYSPADENIVPDPNYLWW, from the coding sequence ATGTCCTCGCCCGCCGCCAACGCTGCCGCCTCGCGCAAAGCAACAACGCTCGCCTTCACGTTGATCGAGCTGTTGGTGGTCATCGCGATCATTGCCATCCTGGCGGCGCTGTTGCTGCCCGCGTTGAGCGCGGCCAAGGACCGGGCCGCCCGGATTTATTGCCTGAATAATTTGCGGCAGATCAATCTGGCCATGCGCCTGTACGCGGACGATAACGCGGACACGTTTCCCATCCATGATGACTGGCCCACGTACGGCGGTCAGCGTGGCAATGATCCGAAATATATTGCCAGTAGTGTCTGGCCCACCAACCGCCCGCTAAACGTCTATGCGCAAAACCTGCAGGTCTTTCACTGTCCGCGCGATAAAGGCGATGCGCTCAACAACATGAGCGACCCGGTCTGGGTGGCTTACGGCAATAGTTATCTCGTGCCCTTTGCCCTGGATAGTTTCCGGATGAAATACGTGACCGCCGCCAAGAGTCTGATCAACATCAGTCCGCCGGTAAAATCGAGCCGCTTCACCCGCACGGACAACAAGGTCATCGTGGGCGATTGGCCCATCCACGGCAATCGCCCCACCTCCGATCGCCGCACTCAGTGGCACACCCGAACCCGCAAACGGATCCTGAACCTTTCGTTTGCGGATGGCCACGCCGTCTATTTTACCTTCCCGGAAAACTATTCGCCGGCCGACGAAAATATCGTTCCGGATCCCAATTACCTCTGGTGGTAA